CCAGAACGCACCCCTGCCAGACTGAGGAACACTTACCTCCGAAAGAGGAGGGCCCAACGGGGcaggaggcgggggagggggcgcGAGCGGGGGCACGGGGGGCTAATAAGCATATTAGCTCTGTTTCCCTGCGAAGGCGCACCGACGGCTCCccgaaagatgaggatatttagAAAGGAGTACTCACAGGGTTCTGCAGGGCCAACCGGGCCCGCTTTGCCTCCTGAGAGGCTTTCGCAACTCCACGAACGGCGTTCTTACGTttacccatcttcaaaacaacagagACGCCGTCAATTCGCAACCCTAGCGGCGCCCCTacgggaaaggaagccaaaaCTTACCGCGCTGTCTGCACTTTCAAAGTGATCTGAAGAGGTGAACATGGCTACGAGAAATGTTACAATTTATAGGAATAAAGGACCCTACGACGCTATCCCGAAAGCGTTCCGTCAGTGTTCCGACTATTCAGGACTATTGTGAAGCAATGTGTTGGACCCCTACAATCCTATTGTTGAGCGTTTGAATAAGGCGCGTTTTTGTGTTGCGCGGCCTATCGAAGCGAGGTGTTGAGCGCCTCAGAACTCAGGCACGAACCGGGACGGTTCGTTTTTCCGAAGGGGGGATAGttgtaacggcgggttgcctcaggcaactagatcccccgcaggcgagccgccagcgggccgttggcttacgtaacgcacaaatatatttatgttagaatcgcgcagaggattccgatcctcaagcgattcgttctgttatactagataggggaactgccatacaatcctaaacaaccttgagcttcctagtactgccttcctgaagcccgttggccgaccgcgctccgcaggcctaccgcctatagatagtagtacgccggcagagcgcttacaaTTATAAAAAATTCCCTTTATTATTGATAGAGTTTTTATTAAGTTTTTTAgagtttttttttaaatttttctttatattttatagttTCTTATCTTTGTTTAATTTATCgtctttatttttactttcctttAAAAAAGTGTCATGTTTCTGtttttattctctatatagaaGATTTTAATAATGTATAACAAGGATTACCATTTTATCTCGTTAATCTAGAAGCtttatatagtatttttatatatattttaataattctaGAAAAAgttttataaaaaaaataagcgctctttctctttctaaTTACTTTAAGAAATATTACTCTAAGAAGTCGAGGTAGATATAAAACTCTCTCGAATCTTAGTCTTTTTACTAATAAGCTCTTTAAAGCTGGCttataatattagactataaAATAGCTAAATTCCTAATTAATAAGAGGGTCTATTTTATAAAGTATTGCTACGATTCCTCGGCATTTCTTTGTTaatctctttttttttttataagGTGTCGGTACCATCGCTGTCGGTAAAttagagatatataaaaaagTGCTGTAATAATTTTCTAATTATCTCTTCTTAGACGTCTTTTTACTCTCTTAAAAGAGTATTCTAGGTTAAGGATCCATTCCTACCTTTATTATAGTCTAAAGTCGAGGATAAACTCAAGAATATTCTTGAAAAGTTTGGCAGTACAGCCATCTATTAATAAAGTGGAACTGGATCGTCGGCAATTTTATAAAGATTCTTTACTTTATAGTCAATTCTCCAGTCGTTAAATAGTATCTTTTAGACTTTGGtgttacgcccggggcttcgtcgtcaagtctgagaccagttagcggaccacgtttcgagggttactaacctgaagtcgttctttgacctccgtcgctgttgggttgcggtctggggaagacgggagtCGTTATGAGGCTTCCgtcgacactagactgccgtcgatactagactgccgtcgtcacagggatgcagtcgacacaagactgccgtcgatactagactcgagtccaaagggccagGCCTATTAAGTACgtatacttaatagttagaagagtgcgaacgagttgagactggtcttgctactaaaggtaACTCTGTAGTaaccatgtgtattgatcacgaagaactaaacttaagtacataaatgagtgtccttatatatccttgcccgtcgtgtcactgctacgactcttcgtgtcagtgatacgatgtatcttgtcagtgctacgagcttgtcgtgtcgctgatacgtttggtcgtgtcactgctacgatgcacgtgactttgttgtggtagctggtatcggcgtccgtagccctttccgaataactactagataaacgattcgtcgggtgccttccactcaggaatcggccatcgtcatcctatcgttattctgccttgtgtgtccgccttcgataaggtgcgctagacaagggtctgtaacatTTGGAGAGTTTCGcttttttaaatatttaattCAGGAATAGTTTCTAGAATTATTTCTATAAGAAGAGGCATGTTTTCGTTAGGAGTTCttgaagataaagaaatatCTCTATTAGATAATCGGGATAATAATGCCAACGACATCCTTAAGTagttgaaaagaagaatcagAATTGTTAGagaaatatctactagtcagggtagaggacctgtcaactaggtaaggatacgtgggcaaagcactaggcagtagatactagagacagaagactgattcttgatttcctactaatgactacagtactaatttatagccgaggacccctaagattctctgtatacaatgatcaatcctcctaacggggccactgtacgtcattagaaaggtgacggatatagataccgaagacgccgttcggccaccgggatgtccatATacctgggacagggtatactatacagtcaccttgcatgatcgttatcatttctgtgacaaAAGGCTTTAAAAAAGTTAAGTTTATTGATATGGTTAAAGCCTAAtcttatcttatttttaattagttgtccgtacgcgcgttTTAAAGGGCTAAAGTAGTCTATATtaagcggctgaagtagaTAAGACGAGtgtatagatatatagagaggtataatattgttttgactatatatatcgttGAACTGAGGTGTTAAATAACTATTGTGGCTatcgagtattaaaagaCGATATTGACTAACTATATGGCTAAtagtaaaaggtataaatagccGCTGCAGCTAACGAAGGCCTATTTTATTGGTAGTCCAGCTATTTGTACTTATTTCTATATGCTAGTCTGGTAGTAGATCCATCTCGTACTAGCCCTTAATATAGACTTTGCctttaaaaataagataaggTGGAAGAGATTTTCTAGAGCCgatatacttaatagaagtAATCCATTTCTGATTTCTTGGctatagaagaaaaggtctacCAGCTAATTTAGCTTAAATAACTAttttagtagtagatatcaagcctATTGTAAAGCTAATTTTATTAAAGTTATAAATATCGTTTGGTTGAATCCTATACTGTATTATAGTGATCTGTACACGCTTAAATTATTTATGTAGAAGCTTAGGATTCTTgtatttagcgcgctgatagttatagcgATAAAAGAAGCGAGATTTTAGCTTATCTCTGCGCTGAActagattatatatctatttttaatcTATAGTAGTAGGGATAGGATTACCACGCTTAGCAAGTAGAATATTGGCTATTTCTCATACGTGTGTATACCGAGGAGCTGCTCTATATTGATCTAGCAATAGAATCTATCGTACTAAGGAATCCTCCTTATTTTAAGTTAATTTATGGCTTTTGACGCGTAGTTTAGCTTGAAAAGTATGACCATTTAATTATTCTTGAAGAGTAGAATAAGgtatattaaaaatagatgCAGCTTTTCGAATACTAGCTACTTTTTGCTTATTTAAAGCTGAAATAGCTAATAGGATTCTGCCTTCCTGCTCCACTCGATCTTTAGAGCTTTTAGGCATTTTTGGTTGAATAGCTGGTagttgaatagcttcaattCTAGAAGGCGCGGAAAAACGCGTGGGGTGACCGGAGTGCTTACATGACCGGACCGCTTACCGGCTACGTTATCATTAGTGTATTATATGCTAAGCAACATCATGATCCCCCTGGTCGCGGAAGAAACTTCGAGTACGAGGATTCGGGTATTAGGGAAATTCAGAACCAATAGGGACGTCGCCATGAGAGAAGCCAAGCGGCGCCTTATTCCAAGCCCGCAAGACCGTTAGGGCTGCACGCTAAATCACACCAGCTGCCACTCCGCAATGTACGCCCACGCCATTCCTACCCGACCGACTTGCTGCCGATATTCTTCCGCGGTCACGCCCCGTGCGTCCTTTCGATCCCCGAAGCTGGTAAGTACGGCGATGGCTAGCTTCTGACCGGGTGCACCCAGTATCTTGGCATTCGGTACATCGACATACCAGAAGTCCCCGCCTCCCCCCGGTCCGGAGCCCCGGACATGGGTGAAGGGGAGACGGTCGTCTTGCCGACCGTCGAGGCCGTGAACCATCAGCAAGAAAAGCCCAGGCTTAGCTCGGGTGTGATGCTCCAGGGTCCAGTGTTCGCAGATGAGATTGAACTGGAACCGGAGCGGGCTGGGGTCGTGGATGGAGATTTGCTTGGCCGCCGGACGGAATGACCGTTCGCCTATGCTGTGGTTTTGTGCGTCGCCAAAGATTGTCGGCTGCTCAGCACTCAATGGTGAGTTCGGGTTGCCCAGGATGTACTCCTCCCAAGTGATCTCGGGCCGGCCATCATCCCGGAAGAAGTGAGATCGGTTGGAAGGGAAATGTCGGAGCCCGAACTCGTCATTCGAGTCGGTGAACATGGCCGGGTTAAATTGCTTCTTGTAAGGGAGGCCTGGACCCTGAACTACACCTGCACCCCAACAGGCGTCCAACAGCTTCCACTGTCCATTATCAATCCTCACTGCACTCCAGGCATGTCCGGTTGCCGAAACCGGTGGTATGGGGGAGCCTGGAGCTGGAGCGTCATAGCCATAGCCCTTGCCGTGACCAGCGACTACTACCGCCTCGAGCCCAGCGTGGGTTGCGAGAGTTGCAAATAGACTGGCGTATCCTTCACACACCGCCAGTCCTGACGCTAGAGTTCCCGCTGGCGTGGAAGGTTTTACAcatttgttgaagaaggaatgcaCATCGTATTCTATATTATGGTGGAACCAAGTGAACAAGGCCCTCGCTTTATCAGTGGGGGAAGGAAACGGCGCTGTCAGTTCCCTCGCCAGCCATGCCAAGTCGTAAGACGGCAGTGACTCGCGAGGATATTGCGCTGCATGAGCATCAGGCGCCGAGAAATCGCGGCACTTCAAGCACATTGTGCTCGGTGCCGTAGCTGAATGCGTGGTTTTACAAAGGCGAGGTTTAGTCGCCTGAAGTTTGGCGAGGTCGACATCTGGACGTGTCGCTCTGGGAACTGGGGGTGGCACCCCGTTCGGCTGCGGCTCTTGTACACTACCATTCGTCCCTTTCCCAGAGTTCTCGGTGTTCCGGTTTATCCCTGCAAGCCCTGAACTTtgaatcttctccagagcaGCACTCGAGGGGGGCGGCGGTGGCAATTTTCTCGTTGATTGCTTGCCATTTGTGTCTGCACTTGGTCCAGGTGACTTGTCGCTATTTATTCTAGAAGGTAATGGCGGAGGAGGCCGAGAGGTAGAGCGGTTTCCATTAGTTGACGTGCTGTTGGTCGACTCTCGCCGAGGGGGTAGTGAGGGGCGACCCTGCGAGAGGCTTCTGCTGCTATTTGCAGGTGATGGTCTCGGTCGTGGGGGCGGTTGAACGGTTTTCGTATCTTGTCTTTTCGGTGGCAAAGGAGGCAATTTTGCACCCCATGCAGGCGCACGTACACTGCGGATGGTATCCGAGTTATTAGACGTGGTCGATGCTATTGTAGCCCTCCCCGCACTTGTAGACGTTGAATGGGACACATCCGAGCCTAGGGACTCCCTAGATTCCTTTCGAGAGAACCCTGACGGTCTTCGTGGTGGTAGCGCTGGTGCTGATTCAGTTGACGCCTTTCGAGCCGGCAACGGTGGAGGGGCCCTTGGTTTCTGAACAGGTATTGGTGGTGGCCTGGGCACAGGTTTTGGTTGCGCCCCGGTTGGCTCGTTTCTATCACCAAGAGAGTCATGGGAATTGACTGGAGGATTATTGATCGTTTGCTGTCGCGAAGGGGCTGGACGCGATGCGAAAGGGGTTGGTTGCGCCCCGAGTAACGGGGATGCGGCAGCCTGAGGGCTTTGTCCGACCTGCGCCTGGTTCAGGGCGGCGATCCGTTGCTGGATGGAAAGGACCTGTGTCTCTTCTGCCATTCTTTCCCAAGCGCTTTATATATGGTCGCCAGGGAAAACTGTACAATGTCACCAACAAGTAGAGAATTAAGAATATAACGAGTGACGATAAATATCCGAACGTAAATGGATGACCGGATTAGGAAACTTGGCAACTCCGCATTCAGGAACCGCGGTCAGGAACACCTTGAAGTTTGGCGCGCTGAGCCTGTTCACCAgggaagggcaagaaaagaTATGAGGAAGATATGAGAGTTTCAGGGGGGGTCATAGGTTTATAACAACAACCCCTGCATCCTCTAAAAAGCGAGTGGTAGCTCGAGGCTGTAACTGTTTAAGCCTCGCGGGGCCAACAAGTTGCCTCAGGTCATTTAGTCCGGTTCATTCCATGTTACATTCGTCTCCCCGTTCAGGTTTAGCTCCTGATTATATAACAGATCTGGCCCCCTTCTTTGGACATCATGTGATGTCCGTGCTTTTGACCATGTTGTATGACAGGTTTGCTTGCACTCCAGGGaatattataaaattatataccTTGTCGCATTGTATTTACGTGTGTCCTGACTACTTTTATACTATGTTGTAAACTGTGGTTAAGTGTTGCAGTGTTGAGGAATTATGATATATTTTCATACCTGGGCCTTCGGTAGTCGaaatatatagtatagttgTATCTAATCAATATCGCGACTCACGGTTCCCTGTTGACTTTTACGCACTAACTACTAGAGCTACATAACAGAGATAGTTAGAGAGGGTAGTCTTTCCAACCTAAGATCAGGAAATTCTTTTACCGGGAATTTCATGCAGGATTGACAGTAATTTTGAAAATCTGTTGCTCACATAGTACAGTGGGATGCAAAAAGTTTGAAACCGTGGTTTTATTGCCTAATCTAGCCGCCTTCCTAATTAGGTCATTCTGCCAGGCAGAAACCTCGCAAATTTAACCATTACTAGTATTTAGTATACCAGCCATCTGCCTCAATAACTGCCTGAACACGGTGAGGCATAGTAGTAGAAAGGCGTACTAAAACACGATTTTCTATAGAATGCCAGGCTTCCTGAGCTGCCTTAGTTAAAAGCTCACGTATAGAAGCAGTGTTGGGAGCGGTTAGAAGCTCTGGATAGAGCTTAtagatttcttctttcatcaaCGCCCATAGATTTTCAATAGGATTCAGATCAGGCGAATAAGGTGGCCATTCCATCACCTCTATACCCATTTCCTCAAGGCCTTCACGTACGATATACGTACGGTGTATACTAGCTCCATCATGCATAAAAATATCACCTTCTTGTAATAGATCTGGTAGAAAGGCACGATATAAAGCAAGAATAATAGCTGCAGTAACACCTCCCTGAGCCGATTCAGGGTCACTATCTAGTGGGACAAGGCCTGTGCGTATATCTTCTCCAAAGGCA
The sequence above is a segment of the Aspergillus oryzae RIB40 DNA, chromosome 3 genome. Coding sequences within it:
- a CDS encoding uncharacterized protein (predicted protein); translated protein: MPKSSKDRVEQEGRILLAISALNKQKILLLDQYRAAPRYTHRVQITIIQYRIQPNDIYNFNKISFTIGLISTTKIPRNQKWITSIKYIGSRKSLPPYLIFKGKRLFIPFTISHIVSQYRLLILDSHNSYLTPQFNDIYSQNNIIPLYISIHSSYLLQPLNIDYFSPLKRAYGQLIKNKIRLGFNHINKLNFFKAFCHRNDNDHAR
- a CDS encoding uncharacterized protein (predicted protein) — protein: MAEETQVLSIQQRIAALNQAQVGQSPQAAASPLLGAQPTPFASRPAPSRQQTINNPPVNSHDSLGDRNEPTGAQPKPVPRPPPIPVQKPRAPPPLPARKASTESAPALPPRRPSGFSRKESRESLGSDVSHSTSTSAGRATIASTTSNNSDTIRSVRAPAWGAKLPPLPPKRQDTKTVQPPPRPRPSPANSSRSLSQGRPSLPPRRESTNSTSTNGNRSTSRPPPPLPSRINSDKSPGPSADTNGKQSTRKLPPPPPSSAALEKIQSSGLAGINRNTENSGKGTNGSVQEPQPNGVPPPVPRATRPDVDLAKLQATKPRLCKTTHSATAPSTMCLKCRDFSAPDAHAAQYPRESLPSYDLAWLARELTAPFPSPTDKARALFTWFHHNIEYDVHSFFNKCVKPSTPAGTLASGLAVCEGYASLFATLATHAGLEAVVVAGHGKGYGYDAPAPGSPIPPVSATGHAWSAVRIDNGQWKLLDACWGAGVVQGPGLPYKKQFNPAMFTDSNDEFGLRHFPSNRSHFFRDDGRPEITWEEYILGNPNSPLSAEQPTIFGDAQNHSIGERSFRPAAKQISIHDPSPLRFQFNLICEHWTLEHHTRAKPGLFLLMVHGLDGRQDDRLPFTHVRGSGPGGGGDFWYVDVPNAKILGAPGQKLAIAVLTSFGDRKDARGVTAEEYRQQVGRVGMAWAYIAEWQLV